Below is a genomic region from Vitis riparia cultivar Riparia Gloire de Montpellier isolate 1030 chromosome 5, EGFV_Vit.rip_1.0, whole genome shotgun sequence.
GCAAAATGGAACTGTAGAACAAAAGCACAAGCTTGTAGTTGAAACTGGTTTGACAATGCTCTTTCATGCTAATCTTTCATAAAAGCTGTGGGTAGATGCCTTAAGTGTACCCTTCACACCTACGgtttttgatgaaaatatttatccTTATGCTAACCAATACTTGGTTTTCCTAAAGGTCAGTCCCCCGCTATCTTCAATTTCTTCCAATTTTCATGCAAGTTGTACTTAACATGGCCCTTTTTCCGAATCTTGAGCctaatgtcacggacttagtcattcactaagctcgtgcggcacttagacaagccaagacgcttgatcttgctaagtcagccttgctccccaatgcttagcttgttaggctaagacactcgcgattcaaaagcttaagaagcttggtaggcaactccttaaagaatggaagctcttattaactcaagaaagcctttacaagtgcttggaagctcacttgcttggttaggaagtgatttgggtggtgtcttggccaaatgaggccctcacctatttataggcatcaagggaactctttggaaccttggagggttccttacaaatcaacaATATTCTAAAACACCCTACtctattctatgtacaaccctatgtacaagaatatacaagagattcctagaagtctctagaaagccttggactcctctcatgccttccaccatagcgtagagatgtgtggacatctctaggcatctctagaaccttccacactcttcccaccaatagcttagtgtagatggctccaggagtctccagaagcttccctcttcctatataagcccatggggagggttatttgaagcatcttgtgacactctcccccatcGATGTCGTCGACGTCCTCGTTGTTGCCTCATTCTGAAACCTCTCGATATGTTTCTAGAACTTTCTCAAGGCATCCTCATGTTCCCAACTTGCCTGCCTCTTAGGTAGTCCTTTCCATTtgactagatactctatcataggagggaccccttgtctcctagtgacccgttcagccaggatattcttcacctccttctccTGTGAGGCTTCAGATGGATGCAGACCCGTGCGCTTTCGATGCTTAGAGTGTTGTTTCTTCTTACCCATTAagttcacctttcccttggtgacctcCTCCATGAGTGTGCGGGCTACCTCAGCTCGCTCCCCTTTTTTctcctttacttgcacccctgctagtaaggaggtcttaggcgtactaggcttcaggttgaattggagggcacctagtaactgcattgagcccatatgtgcttcgtcctcctgctccctctcctcgatcatggcactaagcgccttcctctttggacaatcccgtgcccaatgtggaccgtcacataggaagcatttgattttaggcgtgaactccttcctttccgccttaccccttccttctCGGACATTAGGTGTCTTGCCTGATCCCTttttaggagcattgtggtcccttggaacctcgtctcccccacccatggcgtggctatcctccaaagactaaatcttggaggagtctcccctcttataatccgttaaagactctgctactgccatagcagtggctaagtcttgaacgCCTCGGCGCCTTAATTCCTGCTCGGCCCACCCTTGTAGGTTagccatgaagttgaatagcaactcctcctcagtcatgttaggaatctcaagcatgagtgaagagaattccttgacatagtcgcgtATCTAACCTatgtgcttgagacgcctcatgtttttcctagccaggtaagccacatcctcggggtagaactgcctcttaatctccctcttgaagtcctcccacGTCATTATGGTGCAATTTCCTTTCTCTATATCGGCAAACcttcgacgccaccatagagtagatgtgtcagtaaggtagagggtcGCAGTTCTCACCTTAGCCGTCTCATCCATCAATGCGCTAGCCTCGAAGTATCactccatatgccataagaagttatctaactccttggcatccctcttgccactaaacccatgtggctttggcacctccaccctagatgccccttgtgtggccatgacccgtGCTGACACAGCAgtcttgtagatggccaactcctGTCGAATCTCCTGGTCTCGGGCCTCCATGCGCGCAGCCAAGGCctccatccttgactccatACAAGCGAACATGTTCATGACCTTTCCTTGGAAGGACACAAACTCCTCGAGTGACACCGGTTGAACTTGTGAGCCTAACACCCCCtcgcgaaggtcttggatctgctcccttagatcctttaagcccttctccatgccttgctcgatcaagtccaccccttcccgggtgtctgccatggctagctccaccttggctagccttgcctccatgttggctaagGCGTCATGAGACTTATCCTTCTTGCCTCTGCCCCGTGCAGTAGGCTCGGTCTCCTTcccacgggtttgctcgctagtctcctccacgttagagcccgacatgcttcctttgttATGCCCACCTCGTAAccgcgctctgataccacttgtcacggacttagtaattcactaagctcgtgcggcacttagacaagccaagacgcttgatcttgctaagtcagccttgctccacaatgcttagcttgctaggctaagacactcgcgactcaaaagcttaagaagcttggtaggcaactccttaaagaatggaagttcTTATTAAATCAAGAAAGcatttacaagtgcttggaagctcacttgcttggttaggaagtgatttgggtggtacCTTAGCCAAATGAgaccctcacctatttataggcatcaagggaactctctggaaccttggagggttccttacaaatcaagaatattctagaacatcctaccctattctatgtacaaccctatgtacaagaatatacaagagattcctagaagtctctagaaagccttggactcctctcatgccttccaccatagcgtagagatgtgtggacatctctaaaCATCTCTacaaccttccacactcttcccaccaatagcttagtgtagatggctccaagagtctccagaagcttccctcttcctatataagcccatggggagggtcatttgaagcatcttgtgacactaAGGTGTCTACACATTCTGCAGGACTACAATCATCACAAGCCATTCCCACCAATGCTACTTCTGCACAAAAGAAAGCCAAGGTTCACATAAAGATTGTTGTGATGAATATTAACTCCCACAGACGAAATTCAAGTCTAACCTCCATATACCAGAACTGTTCAGCCTTAATGGTCTTCAAAACAGAACTGAAAGCAAATGCTACTACTGTTGTCAGACGCAACTCAAGTCTAGTTACCAAAGGCTTTATTCAAATCCTGAAACAGGATTTTTGATGAAACTTCCAATTAATTTAGCTATTAAACTTGAACACTATTCTTTTAATACTCTTCATAGCTCATAAGGAGACTGTCGACATGGAGAAATCTCCAGAAAAAGCATTTTATTTTAAGCATCTAACCAATGGTGAGGGTAGTCATGGTTTGAGAGATATGGGTCATTTTCCAATAAGTGTATGTCCAATATGACCGATGTATCACTTGGAGTAACCTTTAGTATGTAGATGTTATATGCTGGGGAGTAAACTCCCACAGTTTTAGTATTGTAGGGAGGAGTTTCACTCTAGCGCAATGTGTTCAGTGCATGTTTCCCTGtttaaaattcttgaaaaatgtttgtttattttccattttcactTTATTAAGCAATCTAATTCTGTCAACCTTTTTTCTCACACTCCTGAGACCAATCCTTTCAAAATCTTAAACACACTAAATAAAAGATGCTGAAAGATGAACAATAGGAAGATTACTGttaatttagaaatttgaaaatcaagtaAGTTAAGCTGAGACTTTTTTCATACAGATGAGTAACATGGAAGTAGATGGCCAAAAACAAAGGGACGGCGAATATAACTGAAACGGAAGTACAGAGATTTTACTGTTGTATTTCAATCTGAGCTGCATAAAAGTTCTGCAACAAATTCTTCCAAGTTCTTATCGGAGCTTCCTCCTTCATTTACTGCCTCTTTAGCTAACTCTTTCCACCTCGCAGCATTCCTTTTCATCTCATaccctctctctccctccataATTTCGCTTATGCACATCTCTATTTCCTCTCTCTCAACAATCCCTTTTTCATCGGCCTTAACTCTAACCCCAACTTGCCATACATCCTCAACAAATTTAGCATTAGTTGTTTGGTCTGAAAACCGAGGCATTGCTATCATTGGCACTCCCAAGCTCAGTGCCTCCAGTGTTGAGTTCCATCCGCAATGAGTCATGAAACACCCGACTGCTTTGTGAGCTAAAACTTCTAGTTGACAACACCAACTCACAACCAAACCCTTCTCGGATGTTTCCTCTATGAAATTGTTAGggagttttttcttttccaattctCTGACTACCCACATGAAGTGGTTGTTGCTCCTTTTCAGGCCCCATGCTAGTTCCTCCATCTGCTCTTCTCCCAGTGATGCCAAGCTTCCAAACGATACATAAACCACAGAACCAATGCCCTTTGTGTCTAGCCACGTAATGCAGGTATCAACATTCTGCTGGAAAAGGCTGAGGCCATAGTCTTTGTCATCCTCCAACCTCTTGTCCAAGTACATCGAAGGAACAGTTGGTCCTATTGTCTTGATTAATGGTCTTTGGCTTGCCATCCATTTCATTACCTAATGGAATTTAAGCAAGAAGTTAACAGAATGAAACAATTACTTAGCTATCATATCATGGAAAATAAAGACTCCAAGCTATGACATTAAGTAAAATTGGTTACTGTTGACCTTTCATCATCATGAAGCAAAGTTGGTTGTCGACTGGTAGTAATACATTTGGGTATTATTCCTCTCACTCTTTGTTATACTCTACGAGGTTAATTTCCATATTGAAAGCCTATAAATAGTGTGTGGTTTCTGTAACAGTGTCTATGCTACAGATGTTAATGTGTCCAAGTTAAGTAGCTAGACTAGCAGGTCGTTATGTTTGCATTATATGTAAGGTCTATATACAGGGTTTACAAGAAGTACCTGATCTTCCAACTTGTCAAAAGTGTTACACAATATCCACTTCCCTttcttgaaatttgaaaattgactCAAGACGAGGTTCAGTAAAGCTGAGTCAACTGGGCTTTTAACATTGATAAATGATGGAAGATCGTCGACACGTAATAGTGGCATGGAAGGCATGGATACTGTTGATTCTTCTAAAGGAGTGTTGAATACCCCTTGATAGAAATGGTAATAGATAGCTGAAACAGCACATGATTGCGTGAAGAATGGAACCCCATCAAGGCCTAGGTGTTCAGCTAGGTCTTGTGCCCACGGCAAAACCGAGTCATAGATAAGGATTTTAGCAGGATGGTTGGATCTATTGTGCTTCTCCATAAGCGCGGCCAAGCCTTGTGAAGCTAATATTCTAAAACGCTCCAGATAGTCCTCAATACTTTCTTCTTGTTGGCGTCTGTCAAACTCTTCAGAAATTATCTCAATGTTGATGGAGCTAGTTTGGGCGTGCATGGACTGACTACTGGAAGTTGCCGCGATTACTAGTGTAACCTTGATACCTTTGGAGGCCAAGCGCTTGGAGAACTGGAGCATCGGGTTTATGTGACCCTGTGCATGGAAAGGAAGGACCATGATATGTGtttcactaactcttttgtCACTCTCCATTTTCCTCCAAAACgatctttctttcttctttaaccAGGCCAGATACAGAAGTCAGTATTTCTAGAGTTGCAGATGCTGGAAGGCCTAATCTTCCAACAATGAAAGGCCAGGAAAGTGGTCATTTTATGCGTCCGTCTTCTAGCTTTTATCTCTTCAGAGCCAGCAGCACCCTCATTTTTTAGGTACATGTAAACTATATAAATTAGTAACAATCTATGTCGGGAGGCCAATTGGATCGTCCTTTTCAATTAGAAACTTGATAAATTAGGAAAGGACCTTTGGCAAAAACTATTATATGGTATTTTGACATTTTGTTGGTGTTTCTTTCATGAAATAAGTTCTAGAGGTTCATGGTTTTAAGCTTATTTAATGAATACAAGTACAACTACCCTTCTCATATGGTGTACGTTTGACTGGCAGATCAAAGGGCGCTTCCAAATTAAGGAGAGAAGTTGGTAAAGATGCTTTTCCTTGGACATGATGTGCAGTTGtccaatatatttttaatctttcagAATGATTACACTTCTGCTGGATCTCATCTTCTCGTTCGTTTCCCTCGCTCTCTTTAGAAAGAGTCATTAGATATCATTCTGCTCAGTCCTTCAGCACCAACCATATATGTCAATTCTCCTTTTTCTCAACCAACAAATTCATGGGGAAAATCATAGCCATTAATTACCAGGAAAAGATCATTTGAGTTCAAACTATGTCAAAATTTCACCAAAAGAAATACAAGCTAGCTAGAGATATAAATGGCCAAtctcttaaaattaatattaatcgaTACAATTAGAATTAGTTATTAGCAATTAGGTAAAGAACCAATAAGTATAAGTGGCTAACATGATTAACTTGAGACATTTTAATCTCTTGGCATATCAAACTAAGACCTTGGCCATTGATCTTATTCTAATATTAtatatcttctattttcttGTCAACCAATTCTTCTTCTCCACTCCCTTATTTATAGAGTCCCTAATCcatattgaaatttattataatcaaattacaAGAATCATATTCTTTCCCTCTCCTTTATTTTCAACCTTATGCAATATTGTAAGTTTTAAAAACTCAAAGTATGCATAGATATAACATGATGAAACAAAGAGATAACATGAGTTagtttacatatatttttaggGGATTGCATGTTCTGGACTCAAATATTAGTTTTCTGCATGCATAAAAGAAATAGAGTTTTGTAGATGATGCATGTGTCCTTTCCGAAAGTGAATTAGAAGAAGCATCTGGTGATATGCTGTTATGAGATAATGGAATCCTGTTTTTTTCGCATATTGGTACTGTACATGTGAATCCTTCTTCAACGAGAAGGCAGAGGATGATACAAGGAATTGTGCCTCTATGTTTGTTTTGGACTATTTAATAGAAGAGAAACCTTACGAAAATCTTTTAAGGATGATGAGCTAAGGATTCAAGCACTAAAACACTCCAtgatttctcttttcctttggtCTATATAAACTCTCAATGTAGAAACTAGAATTGGATTATGTTAGATATGATTAACCATTGGTTTCTTGTTATCAAGAGGATGattgtctttctttttttctttttttcttttttattttttattttttattttgttgtcttTGCCTGCCCATCGTATATTTCCCATATGCCTTAGTTGCACCCTTTTTTTTGTTCAACGCTCGTTAATAAATTTATCTTGCTATTGTACATCGTAACACTCAACTTCCTTGCTAGAAATTAATTGAAGAATTCTATTGTTCAACTCTCATTCTTTTCATATAATTCTTTGGACAAATAAGTGCTAAATGTTAGCATCCACGAATCAGAACAGGGGGTTAAATTCGAATTTGGATTCTTGTAGAGagtatttagaaaataaaaaatgttaaagaaaatgatttttttaatatttgagaaaGGAAGTTTCTTATATTTGAGAATAAGAAAAGggagttttaaaaaatgctaagaaaaaagaagaggagaaacctaaaatttttctccctaaacaatttaattttctttcccttgacTTTTCCATTgacaaataaaatagagaaatttcatattgtttttggtatttttcCCGTTAAACTTTCTAAGAACTAAACATGCATTCATATCATAGTGAACACCAGTCTCTAAAAGCATATAATTAATATTCCACCTCGGTATCACTATTGATACCAATTATTCCTTTTGGTGTGTTGCTGTTGTACATATGCTGAAAGTGAGTTCCTACACAGTTGAGAACTCTATATTCTTAacaattatatatgaaattagatGAAGCCTTGGAAGCTAGGACTATATATTAAGATACATCAAATATTAACATGTCCAAAAGTGTTGAAGGAGAGacgttttatattttttgaaaaacaacctAACATTAAGCTTAATCTCAAtatagaaagttgaattaacaacACATTATTcatgtgaaaataaaatgagatcAAGGAAGAGAGGTCTTCTTGGTGTACATTAAAATCAGCTTCTCACAAGGGCAACAAATTCTGCAATGTTCTTATCAAAGGTCCCACCTTCATTTACTGCCTCTTTAGCCAACTGCTTCCACCTCAAAGCATTCCATTTCATCTCATTCATCTTCTCTCCTTCCATGGCTTCCCTTATACACTCCTCTATCTCCTCTCTTTTAACAATCCCCTTGTCATCCCCTTTAGCTCTAATCCCTACTCCCCACACATCCTGCACAAACTTAGCATTAGTTGGTTGATCTGAAAAAGCGAGGTATCGCAATCATTGGCACTCCCAAGCTTAGAGCCTCTAGAGTTGAGTTCCATCTTGTTCAGTTGTTGGCATTCCAGATTCCAAAACTTGAAGACTTAGTCTTTTCTGAAGATTAGCTCAAGTTTGTTATGactttgtttgttttaaatttcaaaaacagGTGTAACAGCCTAAATAAATATgcaggaaaaatagaaagaattttttatttttcttgtataaatatctcatctcaaatggaattaaatttattagCTTCTCTCTATCATATCTGtagtttttttcttcattatacTTGCAGCTTCATACCTGTAATTTCtccaacaagtggtatcagagccacagTTGATCTTACAGGACCTGTGTTTTGAGAGAAAACCAAGAAAGTTCACTTCATAACCCATTTGAAACCACACTAGAAAATGGCAACTAGCAGCATCTCTTTGTTAGCTCCTCAAATCTTTGCTGGAGAAAACTATCAAATTTGTCCGTAAAGATGCAAACGTACCTAGAAGCATTTGATCTTTGGGAAGTTGTAGCTGAAGACAAACCAATAGCTCCACTTCCGACGAATCCTACCTTAGCACAAATCAGAGCTCATACTAACGAAAAGACCAAAAAGTGTAAAGCTAAGACTTTAATCCAAAATTCAGTTGCTGACTCAGTATTTCATAGAATTATGAATTGCAAAATAGCCAAAGAAGCCTGGGACAAGCTTAAATTGGAGTATCAAGGAAGTGATAGAACCAAACAAATGCAAGTGCTGAATTTGAAAAAGGACTTCGAGTCTCTAACCATGCAAGAAGATGAAACTATCACCAAGTATTCTGACAGAATTGC
It encodes:
- the LOC117914984 gene encoding UDP-glycosyltransferase 74E1-like, with protein sequence MESDKRVSETHIMVLPFHAQGHINPMLQFSKRLASKGIKVTLVIAATSSSQSMHAQTSSINIEIISEEFDRRQQEESIEDYLERFRILASQGLAALMEKHNRSNHPAKILIYDSVLPWAQDLAEHLGLDGVPFFTQSCAVSAIYYHFYQGVFNTPLEESTVSMPSMPLLRVDDLPSFINVKSPVDSALLNLVLSQFSNFKKGKWILCNTFDKLEDQVMKWMASQRPLIKTIGPTVPSMYLDKRLEDDKDYGLSLFQQNVDTCITWLDTKGIGSVVYVSFGSLASLGEEQMEELAWGLKRSNNHFMWVVRELEKKKLPNNFIEETSEKGLVVSWCCQLEVLAHKAVGCFMTHCGWNSTLEALSLGVPMIAMPRFSDQTTNAKFVEDVWQVGVRVKADEKGIVEREEIEMCISEIMEGERGYEMKRNAARWKELAKEAVNEGGSSDKNLEEFVAELLCSSD